One window from the genome of Megalobrama amblycephala isolate DHTTF-2021 linkage group LG4, ASM1881202v1, whole genome shotgun sequence encodes:
- the LOC125266303 gene encoding complement component 1 Q subcomponent-binding protein, mitochondrial isoform X1, whose product MLKSVSRAVQLAARLSSRSSAPSAPAIRPALHLSRTFTRSIWSLSNSGPASGSRPRLLTATRALPTVSCGCGSLHTEGDKAFAEFLTDEIKEEKKIQKNTNLPKMSGGWELELNGTEAKLVRSVSGEKVTITFNVNNSIPPQLEEEPEQTQKAQEEEPDIVSTPNFVVEVIKQGAKNSLVFDCHFPEDELFVPEQTGHGEGEEESDIFAIREVSFQPEGDADWKETSYTLNTDSLDWALYDHLMDFLADRGVDNAFADELIELSTALEHQEYIKFLEELSTFVKCK is encoded by the exons ATGCTGAAGTCTGTGAGTCGCGCAGTTCAGCTCGCAGCCCGTCTGTCCAGCAGGAGCTCCGCGCCGTCCGCTCCCGCCATCAGACCCGCGCTACACCTCAGCAGAaccttcaccagatccatctgGAGCCTGAGCAACAGCGGACCGGCGTCAGGCTCCAGGCCGAGGCTGCTCACAGCGACACGGGCTCTGCCGACAGTGTCCTGCGGCTGCGGGAGTCTGCATACTGAGG GCGATAAAGCGTTTGCAGAGTTTCTCACAGATGAAATCAAAGAAGAAAAGAAGATCCAGAAGAACACGAATCTTCCTAAAATGTCCGGCGGATGGGAGCTTGAACTGAACGGCACAGAAGCTAAACTCGTCCGCTCCGTGTCTGGAGAAAA AGTCACCATCACTTTCAATGTGAACAACAGCATCCCGCCACAGCTGGAGGAAGAGCCGGAGCAAACGCAGAAGGCTCAGGAGGAAGAG CCTGACATAGTCTCGACGCCCAACTTTGTGGTTGAGGTGATCAAACAGGGCGCAAAGAATTCACTAGTGTTTGACTGTCATTTCCCCGAGGATGAG CTTTTTGTCCCTGAGCAGACCGGCCACGGTGAGGGTGAGGAGGAGAGCGACATCTTCGCCATCCGTGAGGTCAGTTTCCAGCCGGAGGGAGACGCGGACTGGAAGGAAACCAGTTACACGCTCAACACAGACTCCCTGGACTGG GCCCTGTATGACCATCTGATGGACTTCCTGGCTGACCGCGGCGTCGACAACGCGTTTGCGGACGAGCTGATCGAGTTGAGCACGGCACTGGAGCATCAGGAGTACATCAAGTTCCTGGAGGAGCTCAGCACTTTCGTCAAATGCAAATAA
- the znhit3 gene encoding zinc finger HIT domain-containing protein 3: MQLCGVCSEHVPKYRCPACRIRYCSVSCFKRHKDDDSCHPTKESDPVSSSQTPVTVSSAEQPWIVEDLLDEDSHTDKVPLQKLQQLGDSEALKGLLRNPHLRQLMMSVDSAENKAKAMKDAMQEPLFVELADQCLKIIEPTETENDDDDEY, translated from the exons ATGCAGctgtgtggagtttgcagcgaaCATGTTCCTAAATACAGATGTCCAGCCTGCAGAATCAGATA TTGTTCAGTGAGTTGTTTTAAAAGACACAAAGATGATG ATTCATGTCACCCAACTAAAGAATCAGATCCGGTCTCCAGCAGTCAAACACCAGTGACGGTGAGCAgcg CTGAACAGCCGTGGATTGTTGAGGATCTGCTTGATGAAGACAGTCACACTGACAAAGTGCCATTACAGAAACTTCAGCAGCTCG GAGACTCGGAGGCGCTGAAGGGTCTGTTGAGGAATCCTCATCTCCGGCAGTTAATGATGTCGGTGGACTCGGCTGAAAATAAAGCCAAAGCCATGAAAGACGCCATGCAGGAGCCGCTGTTCGTGGAGCTCGCTGATCAGTGCTTAAAAATCATTGAACCTACAGAAACAGAGAATGACGACGATGACGAATACTGA
- the LOC125266303 gene encoding complement component 1 Q subcomponent-binding protein, mitochondrial isoform X2, which produces MLKSVSRAVQLAARLSSRSSAPSAPAIRPALHLSRTFTRSIWSLSNSGPASGSRPRLLTATRALPTVSCGCGSLHTEGDKAFAEFLTDEIKEEKKIQKNTNLPKMSGGWELELNGTEAKLVRSVSGEKVTITFNVNNSIPPQLEEEPEQTQKAQEEEPDIVSTPNFVVEVIKQGAKNSLVFDCHFPEDETGHGEGEEESDIFAIREVSFQPEGDADWKETSYTLNTDSLDWALYDHLMDFLADRGVDNAFADELIELSTALEHQEYIKFLEELSTFVKCK; this is translated from the exons ATGCTGAAGTCTGTGAGTCGCGCAGTTCAGCTCGCAGCCCGTCTGTCCAGCAGGAGCTCCGCGCCGTCCGCTCCCGCCATCAGACCCGCGCTACACCTCAGCAGAaccttcaccagatccatctgGAGCCTGAGCAACAGCGGACCGGCGTCAGGCTCCAGGCCGAGGCTGCTCACAGCGACACGGGCTCTGCCGACAGTGTCCTGCGGCTGCGGGAGTCTGCATACTGAGG GCGATAAAGCGTTTGCAGAGTTTCTCACAGATGAAATCAAAGAAGAAAAGAAGATCCAGAAGAACACGAATCTTCCTAAAATGTCCGGCGGATGGGAGCTTGAACTGAACGGCACAGAAGCTAAACTCGTCCGCTCCGTGTCTGGAGAAAA AGTCACCATCACTTTCAATGTGAACAACAGCATCCCGCCACAGCTGGAGGAAGAGCCGGAGCAAACGCAGAAGGCTCAGGAGGAAGAG CCTGACATAGTCTCGACGCCCAACTTTGTGGTTGAGGTGATCAAACAGGGCGCAAAGAATTCACTAGTGTTTGACTGTCATTTCCCCGAGGATGAG ACCGGCCACGGTGAGGGTGAGGAGGAGAGCGACATCTTCGCCATCCGTGAGGTCAGTTTCCAGCCGGAGGGAGACGCGGACTGGAAGGAAACCAGTTACACGCTCAACACAGACTCCCTGGACTGG GCCCTGTATGACCATCTGATGGACTTCCTGGCTGACCGCGGCGTCGACAACGCGTTTGCGGACGAGCTGATCGAGTTGAGCACGGCACTGGAGCATCAGGAGTACATCAAGTTCCTGGAGGAGCTCAGCACTTTCGTCAAATGCAAATAA
- the rpain gene encoding LOW QUALITY PROTEIN: RPA-interacting protein (The sequence of the model RefSeq protein was modified relative to this genomic sequence to represent the inferred CDS: inserted 1 base in 1 codon) encodes MDAVQRHRSMYKGTTPPWKETYRKRCVERLKNSRSRLLEKFRQMGDDSGGSKRSLLVQEVMEXEWSALQSSNHGLPSLWNGNGIRDVYTAQQEFDELSAFEEIQQELIAQELSILEEYNSSVRYEEQYLNSVLEGMEQGGQIICPICHANNLTVNSHFTSCPCGLYVNTIGRNVTSEVLQNLLERRVTEHMEDCLHNPAFSMAFNTDGSPNLMISCKVCDYLSVVL; translated from the exons ATGGACGCGGTACAGAGACACAGATCCATGTACAAAGGCACGACTCCACCATGGAAAGAAACGTACAGGAAG CGCTGTGTGGAGCGGCTGAAGAACAGTCGGTCGCGGTTACTGGAGAAGTTCAGACAGATGGGAGACGATTCGGGTGGATCCAAACGCTCGCTGCTCGTTCAGGAGGTGATGG AGGAGTGGAGCGCCTTACAGTCGTCCAATCACGGTCTCCCATCGCTGTGGAATGGGAATGGCATCAGAGAT GTTTACACTGCGCAGCAAGAGTTTGATGAACTTTCAGCGTTTGAGGAAATTCAGCAGGAGCTCATAGCGCAAG AGCTCTCGATTCTAGAGGAATATAACAGCAGCGTGCGCTATGAAGAACAGTATTTAAATTCAGTGTTGGAGGGAATGGAGCAGGGTGGACAGATCATATGCCCTATATGTCACGC GAATAATCTGACAGTGAACAGCCATTTTACATCATGTCCATGTGGCCTTTACGTCAACACGATT GGTAGGAACGTTACATCAGAGGTTTTACAGAATCTTCTAGAAAGACGCGTGACGGAGCACATGGAGGATTGTCTTCACAACCCCGCCTTCTCTATGGCCTTTAACACTGACGGATCCCCAAACCTCATGATCAGCTGCAAG GTGTgtgactatctgtctgtcgtcCTGTGA